The Coccinella septempunctata chromosome 6, icCocSept1.1, whole genome shotgun sequence genome segment CAGTTGCTAACGATGTTGTTTGCCTGCCAGCATCGGGAACCTTCTCCCGTAATAATGTCGCTCATATATGCCAGACCTTAGAcggtttttcaatttctattaTGAAATGTAAGTATGTTATATATGCATTCTAGTATTTTTCGATGCCAAGTTGGTTGATTAAATAGAAAACAAATACGTTTTGAATCATTCTTCGGTAATTAAAAATTTACTATGCGCCCTCGTGCGATCCCCGAATTCACGGCTTCAAAGACCGTAAACGGAGGATCGTCGCGAGAACGATCGTCGTCGTCGATACCGAAGTATTCGAACGACGAGACGGCCGAAAGTCATACCCGCTCCGAACGCGAAGTGTTACGTCTTCGGACGGAGCTGCGGTATTTCTTATCGGTCGCGGTCTCTATACCACcggggtctcgtctaatcgacaagacgaatccccaagctaagggcTGAGTATTAACAGATCGCAGCGTGGAAACTGCTCTACCGAGTACAACACCCTGCCAGGTACGTAAGTCGTCTACAGACAATTCaaagcttcaacatcgaaataGTTGACCCATGATCGACCGTCAAGGGGCCAGGTCGAACGTGGCAAGAATCGATCCCGCCGCCGACCATCGGCCccaaacggcaaccttggctcgtgcgacaccagacgaacacgtctgatgcctAGTAAAGTCACATTGTTTTGAGCCTTTCGACTCATAGAAGCTCAAAAAGGTATCGTTGCCACCTTTGACTAGACAGGATACGGCCTTAGAGGCGTTCAGGCATAATCCCACGGATGGTAGCTTCGCACCACCGCCCGCCCGAGCGAGTGCGTGAACCAAATGTCCGAACCTGCGGTTCCTCTCGTACTGAGCAGGATTACTATCGCAACGACGagtcatcagtagggtaaaactaaccTGTCTCACGACGGTCTAAACCCAGCTCACGTTCCCTATTAACGGGTGAACAATCCGACGCTTGGCGAATTCTGCTTCGCAATGATAGGAAGAGCCGACATCGAAGGATCAAAAAGCGACGTCGCTATGAACGCTTGGCCGCCACAAGCCAGTTATCCCTGTGGTAACTTTTCTGACACCTCTTGCTGAAAACTCTTCAAGCCAAAAGGATCGATAGGCCGTGCTTTCGCAGTCCCTATGCGTACTGAACATCGGGATCAAGCCAGCATTTGCCCTTTTGCTCTACGCGAGGTTTCTGTCCTCGCTGAGCTGGCCTTAGGACACCTGCGTTATTCTTTGACAGATGTTCGCCCCAGTCAAACTCCCCGCCTGGCAGTGTCCTCGGATCGGATCACGCGGGAGCGTTTATCGGCGCCCGTAACCAAGAACACAATCCCGCCCGATACGTTCGCGTGAACGAACGACAACGGAACGGGACGCGCCGAGGAACGGCACGCCACTCTACGCGCTTGGTTCGAGAACACCGTGACAGTCGCAGCCACTAGAGCAGACGACGCACGCGTTCCGCCTTACCGAGTAAGTAAAGAAACGATGAAAGTAGTGGTATTTCACTTTCGATGTTTCCATCTCCCACTTATGCTACACCTCTCATGTCTCCTTACAGTGCCAGACTAGAGTCAAGCTCAACAGGGTCTTCGTTTCCCCGCTAATTTTTCCAAGCCCGTTCCCTTGGCAGTGGTTTCGCTAGATAGTAGGTAGGGACAGTGAGAATCTCGTTAATCCATTCATGCGCGTCACTAATTAGATGACgaggcatttggctaccttaagagagtcatagttactcccgccgtttacccgcgctTGCTTGAATTTCTTCACGTTGACATTCAGAGCACTGGGCAGAAATCACATTGCGTCAACACCCGCTGGGGCCATCGCAATGCTTTTGTTTTAATTAGACAGTCGGATTCTCCCAGTCCGTGCCAGTTCTGAGCTGATTGTTAGATGACGGCCGCAGAGATTTCCCAGAGCAACCCCGAAAGGTCGCTCACGGGGTCTC includes the following:
- the LOC123315277 gene encoding uncharacterized protein LOC123315277, whose product is MIGRADIEGSKSDVAMNAWPPQASYPCVPMRTEHRDQASICPFALREVSVLAELALGHLRYSLTDVRPSQTPRLAVSSDRITRERLSAPVTKNTIPPDTFA